Genomic segment of Microbacterium hydrocarbonoxydans:
CGGGTGCCATCACCCGATCTCGCCGTCGACGTAGAACCAACGCCGATCCTCGCGCGTGAAGCGACTGCGCTCGCGCAGCGAGCCGCGCTCGCCGCCCTGCAGCCAGAAGGCCTCGAACTCGACCACGCCGTCGCTGTCGAACGGCCCTCCGCCGGTGCGGTCGATGATCACCAGCCGACGCCAGCGAAGATCGTCCTCGAGCTCGATCAGCCGGGGGCGCGTCGACGGGTGCCAGGTCGCCCGAAGATGGTCTGCGTCGTGCAGGACGAAAGCGGTGTACCTCGACCGCATGAGGCGTTCGGCGGTCGGTGCCGGCACGCCGTCGAGCAGCGGTCCGCAGCACGAACCGAGGACGTCGCCGGAGTTGCAGGGGCAGCGGGACGAATCTTCGCGCATCCCGTCGCCCGGCGCCATGGTCTCTTCGTCGCCCATCGCTCCAGCGTACGCTGACGCCATGACGGCTCTTCCTCTCTTCACGGCGCACAACGGCTTCTCGCTCCCCGCACTCGGTCTCGGCACGTACGCCCTGAACGGCGATGCGGGAGCCGACGCGGTGGCCGCCGCCATCGGGTCCGGCTACCGCCTCATCGACTCCGCGTTCAACTACGAGAACGAGGGATCGGTCGGACGCGGAGTGCATGCCTCGGGCGTCGACCTGTCGGACCTCATCGTCACCACGAAGCTGCCGGGCCGCCACCACTCGCGTGAGAAAGCCCCTGCGAGCATCGAGGAGAGTCGGTCTCGGCTCGGGCTCGACGCGACCGATCTTCACCTCATCCACTGGCCCAACCCATCGCAGGACGAATACGTGCAGGCGTGGGAGTCCTTGGTCGATGCCCAGCAGCGAGGCATCGTGCGCCAGGTCGGCGTGTCGAACTTCCTGCCGGAGCACCTGGAGCGCATCGAGGGCGCCACCGGGGTGCGGCCTGTGGTCAACCAGATCGAGGTGCACCCGTACTTCCCCCAGGAGGAGCAGCTCGCGTATCACCGAGAGCACGGCATCCTCACAGAGGCCTGGAGTCCGCTGGGCCGCGCGAAGGAACTCATGCAGGAGCCCGTGATCGCCGAGATCGCCGATGCCCACGGCATCTCCCCCGCGCAGACCGTGCTCGCCTGGCACATCGCACGTGAGACCGTCGCCATCCCCAAAGCCTCATCGCGCGATCACCAGGAATCGAACCTCGCCGCCGCATCCGTGGTTCTCGAGGACGCCGAGGTCGCTGCGATCTCAGCGCTCGGACGACCGGACGGCCGGCTCTTCGGCGCCGACCCCGCCACGCATGAGGAGTCCTGAGCGCTCACCGCGCCGGGCGTGATCAACAGCGCTCCTAGACTGACTGGATGCTCGTCATCGCCGGCCTCCGGGTCACTCCCGCGACGGCACGCGTGTACTTCGCGGTGCAGGCGCTGGCGGGCGCCGTCTGGTGGATCGGCGTGTTCACGGCAGACCCGGTGCGCATCGCGACGCTCGGAGAACTCGCGGTCCCGGCGATCGCCGCGCTCGACATCCCCCTTTTCGTGATCGGTTCCGGCCTCGTCGCCGCGGGCGCGCGGTGGGCGCTGTGGGTCACGGTGCCGTGGACCTCGGTCGTCGCGGCCGGCATGGTCGTGTATGCGACCGCCACGACACTCGCCGGCTGGGGCGCCCTGATGATGGTGCTCGCCGCGGGGGCGAGCATCGCATGCGCCGTGGTGATCGTGTGCGGGCGCGCCCCTGTCGAGTGGCTCGTGACCGGCCCCCTGGCCTTCAGACAGGCTGCTCCGGTCGGCACCGGGCGACTCCTCGCGCGCACAGGACTTCAGACCCTCTTCTTCTGGGGCACGTTCCTCCTCGTCATTCCCCTGCTGGTGGCATTCCTGGAGGCCCGCTGGCAGTTGAGGCTCGATCTTCCCTTCGCGGTGCACGCGGCGGGCGCCGTGCTGCTGGTCGCCGCGACCGCCCTGGGAGTCCGGTCGGCCGTGTCGATGACGGTCGAGGGCGAAGGCACACCGCTGCCGTCGCAGATGGCGCGGCGTCTCGTGGTCACCGGACCGTATCGATTCGTGCGCAATCCCATGGCCGTGGCCGGCATCGCACAGGGCGTCGCCGTCGGTCTGCTGCTCGGTTCCTGGATGGTCGTCGTGTACTCGCTGTGCGGCTCAGTGCTCTGGAACTCGGTCGTGCGTCCTCTCGAGGAGCAGGACCTCGAGGAGCGCTTCGGTGCAGAGTTCGCCGACTACCGGTCGCAGGTCTCGTGCTGGGTTCCGACGATCCGGCGCGCTGCACGCTCGGCGCTCTGACCGGTCACGCCAGGCTCAGAGCGCGGAGTCGACCGCGGCCTCGGGCGTGCGGTGAGTGAAGGCGAAACCGGTCTTCTCGAGCTCGGTCGGTCTGACGTCGGCGTCGGAGAGGAGAAGCGAATCGGCTGCCGCCCCGCTCAGTGCCAGACGCAGGGCGAAGCTCGGGACCGGGAGCCAGAAGGGACGACGCATGCGGTGTGCGAGTGCTCGGCCGATGCGGTTCGACGATGCCGGCGTCGGCCCGGTGAGGTTGACGGGGCCATCGATCTGACGATCGATGACGTGGCGGATCGCATTCACCTCGTCGTCGAGTGATATCCACGGCCACATCTGCGTGCCGGGGCCGAGGGGTCCGGCGAGGCCGAAGCGGGTGAGCTGGATCAGCGGCTTGAGGACTCCTCTGCGGTGGATGATCGGCGCCGTGCGCAGCAGCGCGACCGGAGCGTGGTCGCCGGCGCGACGCGCCTCCTCCTCCCAGCGGATGCAGAGGGCCGCGAGGAACGTGTCTCCGGCCCGTGACTCCTCGGTCAGGATCTGAGCTGGCGCCGAACCGTAGTACCCGACGGCGGATGCCGAGATCAGGGCGGGTGCGTCGGCGCCCGCACCCCGCACGGCGCTCGCGATCGTGCGAGTCGTCACCAGTCGCGAATCGACGAGCTCCCGACGGTACCGCGGCGTCCAGGGCAATCGCCCGACGCTCGCACCGCCGAGGGCGACGACGGCTCGTGCCCCCGCGAGCACGTCAGGGTCGAGCTCTCGCTCCCCCGGCCACCACTGCACCTCGTCGCGCGTGCGCGGTGGTCGTCGGACCAGCGTCGTGACGGCGACGCCGTCTTCACGCAGCGACGATGCGAGGGTCGAGCCGATGAGACCGGAGGCCCCGCTGATGACGATGCGCTGTGCCATGGCCGCTCCTGTCCGTATGTGCGTGGATAACGCGTGCTCCGAGTCTCGCACGGTCCGAAGGGACGGCGGCGATGTCGGTGCGTCCCGGTAGCGTGCTGCGCGTGACCGACACGGTGCAGATCTGGTGGGCGCGGCGACAGTTCTCGAAGGGGCGTCCCGTGCCGTACGAGCGCGGCACCTACCGCTCGGAGTGGGCTGCTTATCCTGAGCTCATCCGGCAGTACCACCCTGAGCTCAACCACGGGATCGTGCTGTCTCAGGTGCCGCTCGCCGCCGACGTGCTGCTGTGCTGGGAGTGCAGAGTCGGCCACCGCTTCGCGGCGACGCCCACCGAGCAGCGGCAGCGTCCGGGCCGTGTGCGACGCCAGTCGGCCTGGTGCCCCGAATGCTCCTCGCTCGCACGTCCGCAACCGGTGATCCTCGGCGAGGCGCGAGCCGTGCCGCGACGCCCTCGGCCGCCGGCTCCTCCGCTGTGCACCAAGACTCCTCCCTTGCGCCCCGGAGAGGCGTTCCACAGCGTGTGCGCTCCTGCCCCCGCATCCGCCGCCGAGGCCCGGCTGCGCCAGATGCTGAGCGCACGGCTCTCGATCGGCGGCGACGTCAACGCGGTCAAGATCGCGCGGGCGTTCTTCCGACACACCGAGGTCTGGCCGGACATCGTCCTCCCCGAGCTCCGCGTCGCGATCGAGTACGACACGGTGGGCAGGCACGGCCTCGAGCATGTGGGAAAGAGGCAGGACGCCGACGTCCGCAAGGATCGTCACCTTCGGGCGGCCGGTTGGGAGGTCGTTCGCGTGCGCACCGGACGCCTGGAGCCGCTCGGGCCGCACGATCTGCAGATGCCCTCGGTGACGATGCGCGGAGTCGAACGCATCGTCGACACCCTGCGAGACATCCGCGGCGCCCTGATGGTCGACGCCTACCTCAGCCCGACGTGAGGCAGGAGTGCTCGTCTTGCGAGTTCACGGCAGCCGCGTGCGCCTGCGGACCAGTTCCCATTCGGAGGTGCGGAAGGTGGCCGCACCTGCCGCGACGATCTGAGCGTTGAGGTGCGGTCCGAGCTCCGGTCGCATCGTGAGTCCCCCGACGACGAGGCTCGGGATCTCGCGAGCGATGCACTCGATGCTGCCGCGCACGAGCAGTTCCGCCGCCTGCTCGGGCGACGTCACCGAGCCGATGACGGTGTC
This window contains:
- a CDS encoding zinc-ribbon domain-containing protein; protein product: MTDTVQIWWARRQFSKGRPVPYERGTYRSEWAAYPELIRQYHPELNHGIVLSQVPLAADVLLCWECRVGHRFAATPTEQRQRPGRVRRQSAWCPECSSLARPQPVILGEARAVPRRPRPPAPPLCTKTPPLRPGEAFHSVCAPAPASAAEARLRQMLSARLSIGGDVNAVKIARAFFRHTEVWPDIVLPELRVAIEYDTVGRHGLEHVGKRQDADVRKDRHLRAAGWEVVRVRTGRLEPLGPHDLQMPSVTMRGVERIVDTLRDIRGALMVDAYLSPT
- a CDS encoding aldo/keto reductase, whose amino-acid sequence is MTALPLFTAHNGFSLPALGLGTYALNGDAGADAVAAAIGSGYRLIDSAFNYENEGSVGRGVHASGVDLSDLIVTTKLPGRHHSREKAPASIEESRSRLGLDATDLHLIHWPNPSQDEYVQAWESLVDAQQRGIVRQVGVSNFLPEHLERIEGATGVRPVVNQIEVHPYFPQEEQLAYHREHGILTEAWSPLGRAKELMQEPVIAEIADAHGISPAQTVLAWHIARETVAIPKASSRDHQESNLAAASVVLEDAEVAAISALGRPDGRLFGADPATHEES
- a CDS encoding YchJ family metal-binding protein produces the protein MGDEETMAPGDGMREDSSRCPCNSGDVLGSCCGPLLDGVPAPTAERLMRSRYTAFVLHDADHLRATWHPSTRPRLIELEDDLRWRRLVIIDRTGGGPFDSDGVVEFEAFWLQGGERGSLRERSRFTREDRRWFYVDGEIG
- a CDS encoding TIGR01777 family oxidoreductase yields the protein MAQRIVISGASGLIGSTLASSLREDGVAVTTLVRRPPRTRDEVQWWPGERELDPDVLAGARAVVALGGASVGRLPWTPRYRRELVDSRLVTTRTIASAVRGAGADAPALISASAVGYYGSAPAQILTEESRAGDTFLAALCIRWEEEARRAGDHAPVALLRTAPIIHRRGVLKPLIQLTRFGLAGPLGPGTQMWPWISLDDEVNAIRHVIDRQIDGPVNLTGPTPASSNRIGRALAHRMRRPFWLPVPSFALRLALSGAAADSLLLSDADVRPTELEKTGFAFTHRTPEAAVDSAL
- a CDS encoding methyltransferase; translated protein: MLVIAGLRVTPATARVYFAVQALAGAVWWIGVFTADPVRIATLGELAVPAIAALDIPLFVIGSGLVAAGARWALWVTVPWTSVVAAGMVVYATATTLAGWGALMMVLAAGASIACAVVIVCGRAPVEWLVTGPLAFRQAAPVGTGRLLARTGLQTLFFWGTFLLVIPLLVAFLEARWQLRLDLPFAVHAAGAVLLVAATALGVRSAVSMTVEGEGTPLPSQMARRLVVTGPYRFVRNPMAVAGIAQGVAVGLLLGSWMVVVYSLCGSVLWNSVVRPLEEQDLEERFGAEFADYRSQVSCWVPTIRRAARSAL